The Marinomonas sp. CT5 genome contains the following window.
CTATTGGTAATGTCCCCAAAATGACTCTTTCTATGATACCAACTAAAGGCACCAAGGTTTTTTCCATAGGGCTTTGGGTAATGATTACCCAGCCAGTACTTGGGATGGTTGAGTATCCCGCCAGCATGTTAATCCCTTTACTATTGTTTAGTAACATCCCTCCTTCTTTGGTGGATAAGATGTGCTCTAAGCCATTATTATTAGAAATAAATGTACCAATGCGTTTCTTCTCGGGGTGATATAAAATTTGTTTGTTTTGATCTATGACGTAAATATACGATCCGTTGTTGTAGTAGTGCTCACCAAGTATGTCACTTAATATATTGGTTTTTTTAAGGTAAATCGAACCACCGAGAAAACCTAAGTAATCGCCATTGAAATCAAAAATGGGCGTAGAGATAAAAATAATTAGATTGCCAAGAGTTGAAAGGTATGGGGCACTAATAAGCGCCCTTTTCTTGTCTAATGCTTCCACACTGCCTTCAGATGAAAGTTGTGTCCCAATAAGGTTGAGTGTTTCTGGTGAGGCCGCTTGCGTTAAACCATTTGAATTACTGATAACAACGGAATTAAAACTATCTGTTTGATACTTAAGACGATTGGCTTCATCAATCAAATAAGAGCCATTATTCATTTGGTTAAATATTGAATTCGCTGTGTAGGCTAGCTGCTGCTGCGAAGAGGTTAAAAATACCTCTGTGGTATCAGAAAGTTTATCTGCATAAGCCCTATTTACTTCGATGGTTTGTTGTATCAACTGCTCTCTTTGAACTTTATAGTTCGAGAAAACCCCATTAATGAAAGTTAAGGCGGTTGCAGTCAGTGCGACAAATAGAATAAGGCGGTTAAGTTTCAAGAATTTACTTTTTAATGCAGTCAAAACAGTACATCCATTACATCGACTAAAGCTCGTGGTTCTATTACCACGTTGCGCATAAAGTACAGGGAGAAACGCTATCCCCCTGTACCAAGTTTCTTTAGCTTATCAGAGACTGTTATATCGATAAACCACTGTTAATTTATTTTGAATTTGTTTGCGTGTATGCGGTTAATCATAACCATGATGAGCGCCATAAAGGACAAAGTGGCAGCGGCTGTAGGAATCCAGTCAAAGCTAAAGCCGATACTAATCACCAACCCACCTAGTGCGGCCCCTAATGCATTACCTAAGTTAAAAGCACCAATGTTAATAGAAGAAGCAAGGCCTGGAGCTTGATCCGCTATTTTCATAACTTGCATTTGCAATGGTGGACCACTACCAAAGATAACCACCCCCCATAACAATGTCGTTAAACTGGCTCCTATGAGTGTTGTTGAGGTAAAACGAAATAGTAGTAATACCAATACCTGAGAACCTAAGAAAATGAATAACGCTAAATCTGGCGATTTATCGGTGATTTTTCCGCTAATGTAGTTGCCTAATGTAAACCCGATTCCGACAAGCATTAACATTGTGGCAATGGCGTTATCTGAAGCATCAGCAAGCGTTTTCATGATGGGGGTTATGTAAGTGTAAAGCGTAAACATTGACCCGGCACACATTACCGTAGTGGCAAATGCCCTTAGGGCTGCAGGTTGCATGATGGCTTTAAGCTCAGTTTTAACATCCGGTTTAATCGGTTTTTCCATGCTAGGTAAACTGCGTCCAATACCGATTACCGCAACGATGCCGAGTAATGCTGTCACGGCGAAAGAAACTCGCCAATCAAAGGTTTGTCCCAGCCAAGTGGTAATTGGCACTCCAACAATGTTGGCGATCGTTAAACCTAAAAAAATAGACGCAACCGCTGAGCCTTTTTTATGAATCGGAGCGAGGTTCATCGCAACAACGGCGCCAATACCAAAAAAAGCACCATGGGAAAAGCTGGTAATCACTCTGGATATTAAAAAGGTTTCATAATTAACGGATACTGCTGACAGGATATTGCCGATCACAAAAACCACCATTAAAGCCAACAGTGATGTCTTGTGGCTATAACGAGTTAAATATAAAGTGATAAGTGGTGCACCAATCATTACTCCAACAGCATAGGCGCTAATCAACAAACCGGCGGCAGGTATCGATGCATTTACTCCGTCTGCAATGACAGGTAATAAGCCCATAGGCATAAATTCTGTTGTGCCAATACCGAATGTCCCTAAGGCAATAGCAAATATGCCCCATTGGTAAGTCTGCATATAAACTCCATTATTTGTTTAAAAGATTACAAAAATCCGAGGGTATAAAAATAAAATAAGCCAAGAGCTGAGACCCTTGGCTTATTGATTGTCATGCGAGATTTTACAACACTTGTTGAGCGATTGCTTGGTCAAAGAGCAGATAGTCTATATCCGCTTACTTTTTGAATCTTTCTTTTAAATCTGGCCACCAAAACCAATACACAATAAACACAATTAAACAGAAACCAAATACATTAATGAGCACACTCATTTCGACTCCTTGATACGTTGCTGGGAATTCTCCCTATTGGCAATATGAAATAACCTAAGGCGATTAGCATTGATCACGACGGTAACGGATGATAAAGACATAGCGGCACCTGCAATGATCGGACTTAGTAACCAGCCAGTAAGTGGAAATAAAACGCCCGCTGCAATGGGGATTCCTAAGCTGTTATAGGCAAATGCCCCCCATAAATTCTGTTTAATATTTCGTAAGGTAGCCGAACTTATTTTTATCACGTCCACAGCGCTTTGAAGGTCATTGTGTATTAAGGTGATATCCGCTGTTTCCATGGCCACATCGGTTCCAGCGCCCATTGCAAACCCGACATCCGCTTGTGCCAAAGCAGGAGCATCATTAATTCCGTCACCAATCATTCCAACTACCTTCCCTTCAGCCTGAAGTTTTTTAACCCAGTCCAATTTGTCATTCGGCATTAGCTGGGCATGATAATCATCAATACCTACCTGCTTAGCGACAGAGGCTGCGGCGTCTGAATTGTCCCCAGTTAACATAACAACCTTTAAGCCTAGGTTTTTAAAGTTTGTGATAGCGGCTTTCATTCCGGCTTTTACTGGGTCCTCTATATAGAAGATAGCCAGTAATTGACTTTGATCAGACAGAAATACTCGGCTCGCTGCTTTTTGGAGATTAGAGTCCTCTGTTAAGTCGATAGAGACACCCTTTTCTTTCATCAATCGCTCATTACCTAAGAAGTACGCCTTCCCATTAATATGCGCGCTGACACCTTGACCGGCCAAAGATGTAAAGCCCTCTACTAACACATCCCGTTTTTGACTCGAAAGCTTTTCGCAATAGTCTAGCAAAGCAGCAGCAAGTGGATGATTTGCTCGTTTTTCCAAGGCAATAACGAGATCTGCAATTTCATCAATTTGAGCATGCTCATTATTAATTTGATGAACTACTTTCGGTCTGCCTTCGGTAATAGTACCTGTCTTATCTAGAACAATAACGTTTAACTCACTGGCACGCTGTAAGGCTTCACCATTACGAATTAAGCCACCGTATTCAGCTGCTTTACCAATGCCGATCATAGTCGAGATGGGAGTAGCCAACCCTAAAGCACAAGGGCACGCAATGATTAACACCGAAATAGTCGTTACTAGGATGTAGGAAGGCATAACATCGGGAGCAAAGTTAAACCAGGCAAGAGCAGTCAAAATTGCCATTATGATTACACTGGGGACAAAAATAGAAGACACTTTATCTGCTAATACACTAATAGGGGGTTTTGAGTTTTGCGCTTTCCCTACTAGAGTGATGATTTGCGCCAACAAAGTGTCAGAACCTACACGAGTGGCTGTAAACAGTAAACTGCCATGACCGTTTACGGTGCCTGCCGAAACCGAGCTACCTGCCCCTTTTTTAATTGGTTCGGCTTCTCCGGTTAACATAGATTCATTAACCGTAGACTCTCCCTCTATCACCTTTCCATCAACAGGGATCTTGTCACCTGTTCGCACTCGTAGAATATCATTTACATGAATATCTGTGACGCTCACGCGAACCTCTTTCCCTTGTTCGACGCGAGTTGCCATTTTCGGTCGTAGATCTAAGAGTTTATGCAGTGCTTGGCTTGTTTTTCGCCGAGCTTTAAGTTCTAACGCTTGACCAAGGTTAATAAGGCCAATAATCATAACGCTTGCTTCAAAATACAAATGCTGAGTATTTTCAGGTAACCAGTTAGCAGGAACCACTATAACCAACATTGAATATAACCAAGCGCTGCCAGTCCCTAATGCAATCAATAAATCCATATTCGCCTGATGATTGCTAAATGCTTTCCAAGCACCGCGAAAATAATGCTTACCAGCAAAGATCATTATTAAGAGCGTGGCAATGCCAACAGCCGACCACAAGAGTCTTTCGTTGAGCGTAGTCACCGCCATACTTCCACCTAGCAGGCCATATAACATCAAAGGAATGCCGGCACCTAGACCTAAAGCTGACGATCGACATTTGTGATGGTATTCCGCTAACTCTCGTTTGGCACGCTCGTCCTCATTTTGCGCTTCATCAAGAATAATACTCGCTTGGTAACCAGAGTCTTCTATAGCTCTAATTAATGGATCAGCAGCGCCTTTTGTTACGACTTGTGCAGTATGGTTTGCAAAGTTAACGTCTGCTGAAAGAACGTTAGTTGTGCTTAATAGCGCTTTTTTCACTGTATTAACGCAACCAGCACAGGTCATTCCACTAATAGCCAGTTGATAATTTGAAACACCTTCTTCAGTTTTCGAGCCGGTCTGTACTGGTTGATCCGTCTTTTGAGTATTGGCCACATCTGATGAATGAGCACGCTCATCATAATTTTCCAAGCCAGATGATTGAAATCCAGCATCGCTTACAACCGCTTCTATTGCTTCCAAATTCAATGAGGATGTCACTGTAAGGGTGTTCTCTTTGGGGTTGCCTTCAATAATAGCTTTTGGGTGTATTGCTTGAATGGCATTTCGCACTTTTGAAACACACCCTTGGCACGACATACCAGTAACACTAAGGGTTAATGTTGTATTATCTTCTTGATTCAACTTTGGCGATGTCATTTTTACCCTCCTGTCCGCGCTTATATAGTGCTTTATTTGTTATCTTCCCAGTCTTCAATCAAACAACAGATTGAGTGTCCATCAGGTGTACCATTTGGCATCTTTTCCCATGCTGCTAAAGCGTCTTCCATTTTGGCCAAATGAGCTTGCAGTTGAGCAATCTTTAATTTGGTTTCTGGGACTTTTTTCTCTAACAGGTCACGAACAAGTGGGCATGGAGAATCACCTTTATCTGATTGATAAAAAATGCCCTCTATTTGCTTAAGGCTGAAACCCAGATCACTGGCTTGCCGAATAAAATTAAGCCTTTGTAGAGCGACATTATCGTAAATCTGATAACCATTACTTGGATCTCTCTGCGCCTGTATTAAACCAAGCCTAGTGTAATGCCGAACGGTGTCAGCAGTTACCTTCCCCTTTTTGGCTAATTCGCTTACTCGCATAGGAACTCCTAAACTCATCACATCAATAACTTCATTGTAAAACCTATGTGTAGCTCATAGGTCAAGGTAAACACATTTCACTTCGATCGTTATTTTTAAGCAAAAAAAACCGAGTACATTCGACTCGGTCTCTTGGGGTTTACTGATAACGAATTAATGCAGTTTTAATTTAGGTTTAACCACTTTACCTATTTTTTGCGCGGCCATAATTACCGTTGCCTTAAACCATCCATGTATTGCGATTAAGTGAAGTCTATACAAAGAAACATATACAAAACGAGCAAGGCGACCTTCTATAAACATGGAACCTCCCATCAAATTCCCCATGAGGCTGCCTACGGTACTGTATCGACTCAAGTTAACCAAAGAGCCGTAGTCTTTATAGGTGTATTCCTTTAATGGTTCACTCAAAAAAGACGCCTTTATGTTCTCAAATACTAGTGAGGCCATTTGGTGGGCTGACTGAGCTCGAGGTGGGACAAAAGAACCATCCGCTTGCTTGCAAGCACAGCAATCACCAATCACATAAACATTCTCAAAATTTGTTGTCTGAAGCGTTCCTTTAACCAATATTTGATTATTCCGAGTGGTTTCAAAGCCCTCAATATTAGCAACAAAATCGGGCGCTTTAACGCCAGCGGCCCAAATCATCAAATCTGCCTCTATATTTTTTTCGTCCGCAGTTTGAAAACCACCGTCATAAGCACGAACCACTCGAGTACTTTGACTGACTTTTACTCCCAAACGAATCAATTCTTTGGTTGCTAAGGAAGCAATTCTATCCGGCAAAGCCGCCAAAATCCTAGGTCCTGCTTCGATCAGTTGAATATTTAATCTCTTACCAGACATTTCAGGCATACCATAGGCTTTCAGCATATCGGCAACATGAAATAACTCTGCGGACAATTCAACCCCTGTTGCACCACCACCAACAATCGCCAACTTGAGTTTCGAGTCTGTTCCTTCTTGATGAATACGCAAGAACTGATTCAAGAGAGCCTGCTGAAAGCGCTCAGCTTGTTTATGGGAGTCTAAGAAATAACAATGCTCTAATACACCAGGAGTACCAAAGTCATTGCAGACACTCCCTACCGCCATGATAAGAATATCGTATGAAATGCTCCTTTCTGGTAAGACGATATGTCCCATATCATCTGAAAGAGAATCTAACTTCAGTGTTCTTGCTTCTGGATCGACTCCCATCAGGGTGCCTAATTGAAATTGGTAGTGGTGTTTAGCGGCATGGGCTCTATAGTTAATGCCATCATTATTGATATCTAAAGAACCCGTTGCCACTTCATGCAACAAAGGTTTCCAAATATGAGTTTGGCTTCTATCAATAAGCACAATTTCAGCCTGACGCTTTTTACCAAAGGTATGTCCCAGTTTGGTAACCAATTCCAAACCGCCGGCGCCACCGCCCACTACCACGATTTTTTTCATATAAGATCCCCTATAAACGTTGAATAATCTGGAAAACACTCAAAGAACGCTTTCCAGATTCCTCGACCAGATCTTCTACCTCGCTCTTTTCGCTAATAACTTATCTAACGTATTCGCAAACGCCATTCTGTCTTGTTGACTAAACGTTGCTGGACCTCCCATTTGAACACCAGAAGAACGCATTTGCTCCATAAAATCCCTCATACCAAGGCGCTGTTTAATGTTTTCCTTAGTATAGAGTTCACCTCTGGGGTTAATGGCTAAAGCGCCTTTTTCTATAACATCGGAGGCTAAAGGAATATCTGCAGTGATCACCAAATCTTGAGAGTCAATATTATCAACAATATAGTTATCTGCTACATCAAAGCCGGAGCTCACCACTCGACGCTCAATCCATTTAGAAGGAGGAATTGATATCGCTTGGTTTGCGACAAGTATACAAGGAATTTCAAGACGTTCAGCAGCACGAAATAGAATGGTTTTAATAACATTTGGACAGGCGTCGGCATCGACCCATAAGCGCATAGGATTCCCCTTTCTTTAGGCGTTCTATTATTAATCAGCCTAATAGTGAAATCCAGTAATGAATAAGAACAAATGGAGCACATATGAGTCATCCATTTGTTCTTATGAAAAGTTACTTACATATTTGGGTAGTTTGGTCCGCCAGAACCTTCTGGTGTAACCCACGTAATATTTTGCGCTGGGTCTTTGATATCACAGGTCTTACAATGAATGCAGTTTTGCGAATTGATTTGAAAAATGGACTCATTGTTTGATTCAACCACTTCATATACCCCTGCCGGACAATAGCGCTGAGCAGGCTCATTATATTTAGGCAGATTGCTCTCAATAGGAATCGAAACGTCCTTTAATTTTAGATGGCATGGCTGGTTTTCTTCATGGTTAGTGTTTGAAAGAAATACCGATGACAGTTTATCAAAGCTCAACAAACCATCTGGCTTTTTGTACTCTGGTGCAGTATGTTTTTCGGCTAGCTCCATACAGGCATAATCCGGTGTCATATCATTGAAACTAAATGGTAATCCACCTGAGAAGACATTTTGATCCAACCAGTTGTATGCTCCCCCCCAAAAGGTTCCAAATTTATGCATTACAGGAACGAAGTTACGTGCTTGTTGCAGCTCTTTACCTAACCATGATTTCCGCATGGAATCATTAAATTCAACTAAATCTGCCGCTACTTTTTCAAGTTTAAGAGCATTGAAGATATTTTCTGCGGCTAGCATGCCACTCTTCATTGCAGTATGAGTACCTTTGATTTTAGCTGGATTTAATGTTCCAGCATCACAACCAATTACTAATCCGCCAGGAAAGCTCATTTTGGGCAATGAAGCCCAACCACCTTTAGCAATTGCCCTAGCACCATAAGAAACGCGTTTTGCATCTTTCAGATGTTCAGAAATAACAGGATGATGTTTATATCTTTGAAATTCTTCATAAGGACTTAAGTATGGGTTTTTATAGTTCAAATCAACTATCATTCCAACCACGAGTTGGTTATTTTCTAAATGGTATAAAAAACCACCGCCGCCGGCTTCATCGCCTAACGGCCAGCCCGCAGTATGAATGACTGTTCCGGGTTTACTTTGCGCTTCAGGGACATCCCACAGTTCTTTGATGCCTAGACCATAATGTTGAGGGGCTTTTCCTTTATCTAAATCAAAATGAGCAAGCAGTTCTTTACCTAAATGACCGCGACAACCTTCAGAAAAAATTGTGTATTTGGCTTTTAAGAGCATTCCCGGCATGAAGCCGTCTTTTTCAGAGCCGTCTGCGGCTAACCCCATATCACCAGTAATAACACCTTCAACATTGCCAGCTTCATCATAGGCTACATGCGCAGCAGAAAAACCAGGAAAGACTTCTACCCCTAACGATTCAGCTTGCTCTGAAAGCCAGCGACATAAGTTGCCTAGGCTTATAATATAATTGCCTTCATTATGCAGTGTTTTTGGAATCATCCAATGACTAAACTTTCTTGAAGCTGTTTCGGAACCAAGCCAATGAAGTTCATCCACATTGACGGCCGTGTTTAGTGGGGCTCCCATCTTTTGCCAATCAGGGAATAATTCTGTTAAAGCGGTTGGTTCGACAACGGCACCAGATAATATATGGGCGCCAATTTCTGAGCCTTTTTCAACTAAACAAACACTGATGTCTTTTTCTTCTTCTCGCGCTATTTGCATAATGCGACAAGCAGCAGATAATCCAGCAGGCCCACCACCAACGATTAAAACATCAAATTCCATTACTTCTCTATCTGACATGTTGCCTCCTAGACGGATACATTTTTATTTTAAGGCATTCTTTACTATTTATATGCTGTTAGCGATTGAAAGCATTTTTGTTTAGTTTGTCAATAGTTGAACCGCCAAACAATATTGTTTCAGTATACCCAAAAGCGCGAGGCAATATGTGATCACAATAGAATCGAACGGAATGTTCCCATGATTGTTTTTGCGTTTCGTCTAAAGTTTGATGAGTTTGAGATGCATGCAAAGCTCTAATTTGTAGCCACGCTCCGATTAAATAGCCCATTAGCATCATATAAGAATAAGCTAAACCAGTACCTAAAATAGGATTCTTTTCCATTAGCTCTAAACATTTTGCTGTTGCTTGCTTTGCTTGGTCGAGCACGACCTTAACTTTATCAACGTAACAACGAATATTTTCTTCTTGCCAAGAGTTAAGCTCTGTTTCTATTTCAGCGAGAAGTGACGCCATAGCTTGACCTTTGTCTGCATGCAATTTACGGCCAATTAAATCGATTGCTTGAATTCCGTTTGTTCCTTCGTATATTGGTAGAATCCGAGCATCGCGGGCATGCTGAGCGACCCCTGTTTCTTCAATGAACCCCATACCACCGTGTACTTGAATAGCTAAAGAAGTAATTTCTTGAGCTTGCTCAGTAATCCAGCCTTTCACGATTGGAGTATATAATGCTGTTCGAGCTATAGCGCTTTTCTTCTCTTCTCCTGAGGCAAAATGAGACATATCATTTTCGACCGCAGCAACATAAATAAGAGAACGCATAGCATCAATCTGTGACTTCATCGTCATCAACATTCGTAGTACATCAGGGTGTTCAATAATGGCCACTCGATCGGTTCGCTCTGCATTCATTCCTTGCTTTCGCTCTTGAGCGTAAACCAAAGCTTGTTGATAGGCTCGCTCGGAAATCGCTAAACCTTGCAGACCCACACCCTGCCTTGCATTATTCATCATAGTAAACATGGCTTTAATGCCTTCGTTCTCTTGGCCAACCAAGTACCCAATTGCTCCTTCGCTATCTCCAAAACTCATAACACAGGTAGGTGAAGCATGAATTCCCATTTTATGCTCAACAGAAACCACATGGACATCGTTACGTTTATCTGGCTCACCTTGTTGATCCAAAGTAAACTTTGGCACAAGAAACAATGAGATCCCCTTTACACCTGCTGGGGCATCAGGTAAACGAGCCAACACTAGATGAATAATGTTGTCGCTCATTTGGTGGTCACCCCATGTGATGAAGATTTTTTGGCCTTTGATACGAAATACATCACCATCTGGCGATGCCTTACATGCGATAGCTGCAAGATCTGAACCTGCAGCTGGCTCAGTAAGATTCATGGTTCCTGCCCACTCTCCAGCCAGCATTTTTGGAAGGTATAAATTTTTTAATTCATCATTTGCATGTAAACTGATAGCTTCAATAGCACCTAGGCTCAACAAAGGACATAGTGAGAAAGAAAGATTTGCCGCTTGAACACCTTCATTTACAGCCGTTGCGACATAAGAAGGAAGGCCTTGACCACCGTATTTTGGGTCACCAGACAAACCGATCCAGCCTCCCTCTGAATAAGCCTTAAAGGCTTCTTTAAACCCCTTCGCTTCAATAACCTCTCCATGCTCTACACGAGAACCTTGTTTGTCACCTGAGGTATTAATCGGTGCAATAACTTGTTCTGCCAACTTCCCTGCTTCACCAAGAATAGCTTCTAGCAATTCGTCATCTACAGCATCATCTAGATAAGGTGTAAGACGCTCTGTTTTTGCAATAGAGCGTAAACTGAATAAAATGTCATTGATTGGATATAGGTATTCGCTCATTTTTATTCTCCGATTAGTTATCCGAGCGGATTTATACATCTAGAATGAAAAAACTAAGCCAATTCCTCAATAACAATTCAGTCCTATATTTCTAACAAAAACATTCAATATGTCATATCAAACCTGCTCAAGCTACATTCTACGTACGCTTTATTGCCTTACCAAATTTCAAATATTCCTCACTTTTTCGATATTCTCCTGGTGTCATGCCAGTCCATTTCTTAAAGGAACGAAAAAAAGCACTTGGCTCATCAAACCCCATTAAAGCAGCAATATCATTAATGCTGAGTTGGGGGGCATTCATGTAGGTAATCGCGGCTTCTTTACGACAGTCATCTTTAATATTCTGGTAGGATGTTTTTTCATCATTTAATCGACGTCTTAATGTCGATACACTCATATTTAGTGCGCTTGCTACTTCATCAGCACTCGGCATCTCACGTGAAAAATCCTTTCCAAGCATCGCCATTACTTGTGATTTTAAGCTATTGTCATTTTCCACCATGACTAACAATTGATAGGGAGCGGTTTTAAGAAACCCCCTCAAACTGTCTTCGGTTTGAACAATAGGCATATCAAGATAACTGGCGGGAAACACCAACGCATTAGCGTGTTGATTAAATTTCACTTCAGATTGAAAAAGGGTTTTGTAATATTCAACGTCATCGGGACGTTCATTGGTAAAGTACGCCGCCTTTAAATTAAGACGGCGGCCAATCAGCCAACATATAAAGTGATGCCACATTGAGAGGGTTGTTCTTAATTGCTCATTAGATTCTGAGGTAACTAAAGCGTCAATATTGCCTTTAGAAGAGTCTATTGGTGCAAAAGTGACCATGGCAAAACGACCTTTTTTAATCAAGACTGGCTTTACCGTTGGCCCTCGGCAAATTTCATAAAAATCGCTGCAACGATATAAAGCATGGGCCAGGCTTCTCGCGTGGATGATACAAAGACACATCATGCGAAAAGTGCCATTGGGGACTTTACCACCACTTAGCATTCCAAATGACTCATCTTGCATGAGCCACATTATTTTTTGGTAAAGCATTCCATAACGGTAAGCAGGGAATGTATCACTCCGCTCTATTTCTTCCTGTGTTAGTTCTAAGCTGTCTAACACGGCTTGGCGATCTAATCCTTGATTCTCAACCGCTTTTAAAAGATAGCGAACACTCGACATAGGAACAGAAGCTTTCACTCTTACCACCTTTTCTAACAATTTATTTTAATTAACAATTTTTATTGTCTGGTGCTTTTTTACCATAAAAAAAGGCTGCAGATGCAGCCTTTTTCATTTTACCTTTATTCGCTTGCTTAACTTCGCTATTTATCTTCAGTGAAAGCTGATAATAGCTCGTCAACAGACAGCTCTTCACTGTCATTTTCTATACTATCCGAATTTTCCATCGCTTCTAACTTTGCTTTTTCTACTTTTTCATCAGCAGGCTTTACAAAAACGAAACGACGTGGGCGCACAGGAGACACCTCGACTTCCTTTTCTGGAAGCAATCCTAAACGTTCAAGTTTCTTTTGCGCTTGTTCTTTGCGTTCTTTGGACTTTTTGGTAACAAAACGACGAGTTGATGAAGATTTACGAGCTTTGTTTTGCTCTTTCATCATCTCTTTAGAACCAGTCTTTCCAAGTTTGCCACGCATACTGCGCGATTTTTTAACACGAGCCATAATATCCTCTCTTTATCGCGCGCATTGTAGCAGTGAATTCACGCTAGGTCATCCTGCAGTATTAGCAATTCTTAAAAGAGCTGTGACCTATTTTTCTTTGTTTACCCATAGCACCAAGTAATTCTCTGACTTTAGCAGAATCACCTGACTTCAATGCACTTTCTAGGTTCTTAAGCACTACGATCGTGTCATCAATAACCTTTTTATATTCAGCTGTTTGAGATTTTAATTCAGCATTTGTTAAATCACCATGAGTAAATTTATGAGGGGTTTCACTGCGTGATTTCTCGAAATACGTAATTAATGAATCAACATGTTTTACCGC
Protein-coding sequences here:
- a CDS encoding electron transfer flavoprotein-ubiquinone oxidoreductase, whose protein sequence is MSDREVMEFDVLIVGGGPAGLSAACRIMQIAREEEKDISVCLVEKGSEIGAHILSGAVVEPTALTELFPDWQKMGAPLNTAVNVDELHWLGSETASRKFSHWMIPKTLHNEGNYIISLGNLCRWLSEQAESLGVEVFPGFSAAHVAYDEAGNVEGVITGDMGLAADGSEKDGFMPGMLLKAKYTIFSEGCRGHLGKELLAHFDLDKGKAPQHYGLGIKELWDVPEAQSKPGTVIHTAGWPLGDEAGGGGFLYHLENNQLVVGMIVDLNYKNPYLSPYEEFQRYKHHPVISEHLKDAKRVSYGARAIAKGGWASLPKMSFPGGLVIGCDAGTLNPAKIKGTHTAMKSGMLAAENIFNALKLEKVAADLVEFNDSMRKSWLGKELQQARNFVPVMHKFGTFWGGAYNWLDQNVFSGGLPFSFNDMTPDYACMELAEKHTAPEYKKPDGLLSFDKLSSVFLSNTNHEENQPCHLKLKDVSIPIESNLPKYNEPAQRYCPAGVYEVVESNNESIFQINSQNCIHCKTCDIKDPAQNITWVTPEGSGGPNYPNM
- a CDS encoding acyl-CoA dehydrogenase, which produces MSEYLYPINDILFSLRSIAKTERLTPYLDDAVDDELLEAILGEAGKLAEQVIAPINTSGDKQGSRVEHGEVIEAKGFKEAFKAYSEGGWIGLSGDPKYGGQGLPSYVATAVNEGVQAANLSFSLCPLLSLGAIEAISLHANDELKNLYLPKMLAGEWAGTMNLTEPAAGSDLAAIACKASPDGDVFRIKGQKIFITWGDHQMSDNIIHLVLARLPDAPAGVKGISLFLVPKFTLDQQGEPDKRNDVHVVSVEHKMGIHASPTCVMSFGDSEGAIGYLVGQENEGIKAMFTMMNNARQGVGLQGLAISERAYQQALVYAQERKQGMNAERTDRVAIIEHPDVLRMLMTMKSQIDAMRSLIYVAAVENDMSHFASGEEKKSAIARTALYTPIVKGWITEQAQEITSLAIQVHGGMGFIEETGVAQHARDARILPIYEGTNGIQAIDLIGRKLHADKGQAMASLLAEIETELNSWQEENIRCYVDKVKVVLDQAKQATAKCLELMEKNPILGTGLAYSYMMLMGYLIGAWLQIRALHASQTHQTLDETQKQSWEHSVRFYCDHILPRAFGYTETILFGGSTIDKLNKNAFNR
- a CDS encoding AraC family transcriptional regulator, with the translated sequence MKASVPMSSVRYLLKAVENQGLDRQAVLDSLELTQEEIERSDTFPAYRYGMLYQKIMWLMQDESFGMLSGGKVPNGTFRMMCLCIIHARSLAHALYRCSDFYEICRGPTVKPVLIKKGRFAMVTFAPIDSSKGNIDALVTSESNEQLRTTLSMWHHFICWLIGRRLNLKAAYFTNERPDDVEYYKTLFQSEVKFNQHANALVFPASYLDMPIVQTEDSLRGFLKTAPYQLLVMVENDNSLKSQVMAMLGKDFSREMPSADEVASALNMSVSTLRRRLNDEKTSYQNIKDDCRKEAAITYMNAPQLSINDIAALMGFDEPSAFFRSFKKWTGMTPGEYRKSEEYLKFGKAIKRT
- a CDS encoding cytochrome b562, whose protein sequence is MKKGLFLVSLVSVAFSSAVFAHGSCDTTLHGYMENIKDEMRAMSSDVKSGDSQSAVKHVDSLITYFEKSRSETPHKFTHGDLTNAELKSQTAEYKKVIDDTIVVLKNLESALKSGDSAKVRELLGAMGKQRKIGHSSFKNC